CCCAAGGCACCCGGGTCTTCGACGCAGACAGCGGCAGGCTTATTAAAGACCTCATGACCCCGGGAGAGCGCCTGATCTTGGCCAAGGGTGGCCGCGGGGGCAAGGGCAACGCCCACTTCGTCTCCTCGCGGGTCCGCTCCCCGCGCTTTTCCCAACCCGGTGAACCCGGCGGGGAACGCCGCATTCACCTGGACCTCCAGATTTTAGCGGATGTGGGCCTGATGGGCGCGCCCAATGCCGGAAAGACCACTCTGCTCAAGGCGCTCACGGCCTCCAAGGCCCGGGTGGGGGCTTTTCCCTTCACTACCCTGACCCCCCAACTGGGGGTGCTGCCTCCCCAGGATGATCATGAGCCCCTGGTGCTGGCGGAAATCCCCGGCCTCATCACCGGGGCCCACCTGGGCAAAGGTCTGGGCCACCGCTTCCTCCGGCACCTGCAACGCACCCGGCTCCTCATCCAAGTTATCGATTTGAGCTTTGTCGACCCGACCGCACCCCTGGCGCCACTCGAGATGCTGGAAGAAGAAATGCGCAACTTTGACCCCTTGTTGCTGGACAAACCGCGCCTGGTGGCGTTAAATAAGATTGACGCGCTGCCGCCTGACTACCCGCTGGAGCAAGTCATTCGGGAGTATGAGAAAACGGGCTGGCGGATGTTCGCGGTCTCGGCTCAGACCGGCGAAGGGATAGCCCCTTTACGAGAGGTCATCTGGGAATCTTTCGTATCTTTGGTATCTCCTGTAAGTGTCCCAGAAGAACTCGATTTGCAATCCCCCTAAATTCCAGTAGTGTCCGGCAAGGTTTTTGCTATAAATAGATAAGAATATGATTTCTTAAAAGAGGCCATTACCTAACTTCCGGATTTTTAATGTATTTTCCCTCTCCCCCAATGGGGGAGAGGGCAGGGTGAGGGGGAAGTGAATCGCAGACGAAGCCACCCCTCACCCTAACCCTCTCCCCTCGAAGGGGAGAGGGGATTTTGGTGGCACAGGCTTTCCAGCCTGTGCGGGCGCAGGCTTAAGCCTGCGGCTGCCAATAATTTAGCATCACACCGGGTGCCACGGCCATGCATCCTCTACGACAACAACACCTGAGTAAAGCCAAGCGCATCGTCCTCAAACTTGGGAGCGCAGTCCTCACTGCGGCCGACGGTCTCAACCTCCCCCTCATCCAGCGCCTGGTGGGCGAGATCGGCCACCTGCGCACAGGCGAGCGGGAGTTTATCCTGGTTTCCTCCGGGGCCATCGCCGCGGGCTGCCGCAAGCTGGGGTTCACGTCCCGTCCCTCCGGCATGCCCCAGGCCCAGGCCATCGCCGCGGCGGGCCAGAGCGTCATGATGCACGTCTACGAAGAGGCCTTTGCCGAGTTCGGCCTCAAGGTGGCCCAGATTCTCCTCACCCACGACGACCTGGAATCCCGCCAGCGATTCCTGAACGCCCGCAACACCCTCTTTACCCTGCTCCAATGGCAGGTAGTGCCCATCATCAACGAAAACGACACCGTGGCCACCGACGAGCTGAAGTTCGGCGACAACGACAACCTGGCCGCCCTGATCTGCAACCTGGTGGGGGCCGACCTTCTGGTGCTTCTTACCGATATCGACGGCCTTTATAATAAAGACCCCCGGGAAAACCCCGACGCCCAACTCCTCTCTTTGGTGGAAGCCATCGACGCGGGCGTGGAAAAAGCCGCGGGCAAACGCCCCGGCGCCTTGGGCCGGGGAGGCATGGTGAGCAAACTGCAAGCCGCCAAAAAGGCCGGGGCCGCGGGCATCCCCACCCTCATCGCTAACGGGCTCACTCCGGGCATCCTGGGAACAATCTTTGCGGGTGAAGAAGTGGGGACGCTGTTTTTGCCCCAGGACCAGAAACTTACCAGCCGCCAGTACTGGCTGGCCTATAACGTCACGCC
This sequence is a window from Desulfobaccales bacterium. Protein-coding genes within it:
- the obgE gene encoding GTPase ObgE, whose amino-acid sequence is MKSFLDEADITVRAGNGGPGCVSFLRARFQPRGRPDGGDGGSGGDVILEVSPSIRTLSHFRRRRVLQADNGGRGMSTDRHGKNGAAVIVAVPQGTRVFDADSGRLIKDLMTPGERLILAKGGRGGKGNAHFVSSRVRSPRFSQPGEPGGERRIHLDLQILADVGLMGAPNAGKTTLLKALTASKARVGAFPFTTLTPQLGVLPPQDDHEPLVLAEIPGLITGAHLGKGLGHRFLRHLQRTRLLIQVIDLSFVDPTAPLAPLEMLEEEMRNFDPLLLDKPRLVALNKIDALPPDYPLEQVIREYEKTGWRMFAVSAQTGEGIAPLREVIWESFVSLVSPVSVPEELDLQSP
- the proB gene encoding glutamate 5-kinase, with the protein product MHPLRQQHLSKAKRIVLKLGSAVLTAADGLNLPLIQRLVGEIGHLRTGEREFILVSSGAIAAGCRKLGFTSRPSGMPQAQAIAAAGQSVMMHVYEEAFAEFGLKVAQILLTHDDLESRQRFLNARNTLFTLLQWQVVPIINENDTVATDELKFGDNDNLAALICNLVGADLLVLLTDIDGLYNKDPRENPDAQLLSLVEAIDAGVEKAAGKRPGALGRGGMVSKLQAAKKAGAAGIPTLIANGLTPGILGTIFAGEEVGTLFLPQDQKLTSRQYWLAYNVTPKGAILVDKGAWNALVHGHKSLLPAGILEVFGGFGKGAAVHLMDPEGKPFAVGLTNYSAREIGRIKGRQSQEIAQTLGQKGYEEVIHRDNLVIFPEV